A genomic region of Magnolia sinica isolate HGM2019 chromosome 6, MsV1, whole genome shotgun sequence contains the following coding sequences:
- the LOC131248565 gene encoding probable N6-adenosine-methyltransferase MT-A70-like has protein sequence MESSQPDGNDGKDCLKLMRQQLQDDLLSFKDTRQQIQDRIENRRLHQHHLISSLQSLVPNLVSSLDLSLQLISSFNGRSYIPNPNHNLINASENRTFTPRCDPKLQSLAAKPSSDPPQQPRRSDGDKKPLDDDGDADPLSVVRSMVAFCLLERVPFTAVGSVAVLRKLEGDPSATPAEKAALLELGGEAGPISAVEIALRAIAEGNAGVELEDFGVSGKSMVMVLGIDRNRLVKELPESSQQPPEGSLRDGNLVPPQGAPTAGIDVNGGVFGMGGAMPRLSQEMWLGPDHHMSGLPPMFPGSPAPVMGPRGGQRVTGLMGIPRVIAPLHRPPLGPTSMVSPNSTALKASTEEDDMKDVEALLNKKTFRELQQSKTGEELHDLIHRPTAKETAVAAKFKTKGGSQLKEYCLNLTKEDCRRQSVLYTACDKVHFRRIIAPHTDISLGDCSFLDTCRHMKTCKYVHYELDPTPDMPVMGATPPPKPIKSRRAEYCSEVELGEAQWINCDIRTFRMDILGQFGVIMADPPWDIHMELPYGTMADDEMQNLNVPALQTDGLIFLWVTGRAMELGRECLELWGYKRIEELIWVKTNQLQRIIRTGRTGHWLNHSKEHCLVGIKGNPEVNRNIDTDVIVAEVQETSHKPDEMYPMLERISPRTRKLELFARMHNTHAGWMSLGNQLNGVRLVDEGL, from the exons ATGGAGTCATCTCAGCCAGACGGGAACGACGGGAAAGACTGTCTGAAACTAATGCGGCAGCAGCTCCAGGACGATCTCCTCTCCTTCAAGGACACGCGTCAGCAGATTCAGGACCGGATCGAGAATCGACGGCTCCACCAGCACCACCTCATCTCCTCCCTCCAATCCCTCGTCCCCAACCTCGTTTCCTCGCTCGATCTCTCCCTCCAGCTCATCTCTTCTTTCAACGGCCGATCCTACATTCCAAACCCTAACCATAACCTTATAAATGCCTCCGAAAACCGAACTTTTACCCCTCGCTGCGATCCAAAACTCCAGTCCCTTGCTGCCAAACCCTCGTCCGATCCGCCTCAGCAACCCCGCCGATCCGACGGTGATAAGAAGCCATTGGATGACGATGGAGATGCGGATCCGCTGTCTGTCGTCCGATCCATGGTCGCCTTCTGCCTGCTGGAGCGCGTCCCATTCACGGCAGTCGGCTCGGTCGCGGTGCTCAGGAAGCTGGAGGGCGATCCATCGGCCACGCCGGCGGAGAAGGCGGCGCTCCTTGAGCTTGGTGGGGAGGCCGGTCCCATCTCAGCTGTTGAGATTGCGCTGAGAGCTATTGCAGAGGGGAATGCAGGGGTTGAGTTGGAGGATTTTGGAGTGAGTGGTAAGTCTATGGTTATGGTTTTGGGGATTGATAGGAATCGGCTGGTGAAGGAGCTGCCGGAGAGCTCTCAGCAGCCACCAGAAGGGAGTTTGCGTGATGGAAATCTGGTTCCGCCTCAGGGGGCACCAACAGCTGGGATTGACGTAAATGGAGGTGTTTTTGGGATGGGAGGAGCAATGCCGAGGTTGTCTCAGGAGATGTGGCTTGGTCCTGATCATCATATGTCGGGATTGCCGCCAATGTTTCCGGGATCTCCAGCGCCGGTGATGGGCCCGAGGGGCGGGCAGAGGGTTACAGGCTTGATGGGAATTCCAAGAGTGATTGCGCCTCTCCATAGACCACCTTTGGGACCTACATCAATGGTCAGTCCAAACTCAACGGCTTTGAAGGCAAGCACTGAAGAGGATGACATGAAGGATGTTGAGGCATTGCtgaataagaagacattcagggAGCTGCAGCAGTCAAAGACAGGAGAGGAGCTCCATGATCTTATCCACCGCCCCACTGCCAAAGAAACTGCAGTTGCTGCCAAG ttCAAGACCAAGGGTGGTTCTCAGCTGAAGGAGTATTGCCTGAATTTAACAAAGGAAGATTGCCGGCGTCAGAGTGTTTTGTACACTGCATGTGATAAG GTTCATTTTCGACGCATAATTGCTCCACACACTGATATCAGTCTAGGTGACTGCTCATTTCTGGACACTTGTCGTCACATGAAG ACTTGCAAGTATGTTCACTACGAGCTTGATCCAACCCCAGATATGCCTGTGATGGGGGCTACACCCCCACCAAAGCCAATAAAGTCTCGGCGTGCTGAATACTGTTCGGAAGTGGAGCTTGGTGAGGCTCAATGGATTAACTGCGATATTCGCACATTTAGAATGGACATTTTAGGGCAATTTGGAGTTATCATGGCAGATCCACCATGggatattcatatggaattgCCATATGGTACAATGGCTGATGATGAAATGCAGAATCTTAACGTTCCGGCATTGCAGACTGATGGACTGATTTTTCTTTGGGTCACTGGACGTGCAATGGAACTGGGGCGAGAGTG TTTAGAACTTTGGGGATACAAACGCATTGAGGAGCTCATTTGGGTGAAGACCAATCAACTTCAACGAATTATTAGAACAGGACGCACAGGCCATTGGCTGAACCACAGTAAAGAGCATTGCCTTGTTGGAATAAAGGGGAATCCAGAGGTGAACAGGAACATCGATACCGATGTCATTGTTGCAGAGGTCCAAGAGACAAGCCATAAACCAGACGAG ATGTATCCAATGCTGGAGAGGATAAGTCCAAGGACTAGGAAGCTGGAATTGTTTGCTCGAATGCACAACACGCATGCTGG GTGGATGTCACTTGGTAATCAGCTGAATGGCGTGAGGTTAGTCGATGAAGGACTGTGA
- the LOC131249927 gene encoding early nodulin-like protein 8 yields the protein MEMAPLTNPKYQLLSAFHFLLLLQTKVLCIQYKVGDLDAWGMPTSSNRQIYTNWSKKHNFQIGDSLMFLYPPSQDSVIQVTEQAFSACNISDPILHMDDGNSVFNITSLGKFYFTSGAPGHCEESQKLEVSVFPTNGSFSPSYAPTMLPANSPSYSNVFGSIPASSAMLHSISSLVTIAIGSAMIILLSCI from the exons atggaaatggctcCTCTTACAAACCCAAAATACCAGCTCTTGTCAGCATTccatttccttcttctccttcagaCCAAAGTCCTCTGCATTCAATACAAGGTAGGAGATTTGGATGCATGGGGAATGCCCACTTCCTCGAATCGGCAAATCTACACCAACTGGTCCAAGAAACACAACTTCCAGATTGGAGACTCTCTCA tgttTCTTTATCCACCTAGCCAAGATTCTGTAATTCAAGTGACAGAGCAAGCTTTCAGTGCCTGCAACATATCAGATCCCATTCTGCACATGGATGATGGCAATTCGGTTTTTAATATTACTTCATTAGGGAAGTTTTATTTCACCAGTGGAGCACCTGGGCATTGCGAAGAGTCACAGAAGCTTGAAGTTTCTGTGTTTCCCACAAATggttctttctctccctcatatGCACCCACCATGCTGCCTGCAAATTCACCTTCTTACTCTAACGTCTTCGGCTCAATCCCGGCATCTTCAGCTATGTTACATAGCATTTCGAGTTTGGTTACAATTGCTATCGGATCAGCTATGATTATACTACTCAGCTGCATTTAG